A DNA window from Halomicrobium mukohataei DSM 12286 contains the following coding sequences:
- a CDS encoding ribonuclease H-like domain-containing protein, with amino-acid sequence MRVENSFIGVRGVGEQTERTLWESGITHWDDFEPSTVGQKTGERIETFIDEGRGRLADDDVAYFDEQFPSGERWRVYETFAERACFFDIETTGLDQQRNQVTTVSFHQGGDTETLVAGDDLTAEALSATVGDADLLVTFNGKRFDVPFLEANFDVDLDLPHLDLLYTCKQLGLSGGLKQIEQDIGIERDRPDISGQDAVRLWKEHERGEDGSLETLISYNREDAVNLRTLADRVTTRLDERVFVDPASQ; translated from the coding sequence GTGCGCGTCGAGAACAGTTTCATCGGGGTCCGCGGTGTCGGCGAGCAGACCGAACGAACTCTGTGGGAGTCCGGAATCACCCACTGGGACGACTTCGAGCCCAGCACCGTCGGACAGAAGACCGGCGAACGCATCGAGACGTTCATCGACGAGGGCCGAGGGCGACTGGCCGACGACGACGTGGCCTACTTCGACGAGCAGTTCCCCTCCGGCGAGCGCTGGCGGGTGTACGAGACGTTCGCCGAGCGGGCCTGTTTCTTCGACATCGAGACTACCGGGTTGGACCAGCAACGCAATCAGGTGACGACGGTGAGTTTCCACCAGGGCGGCGACACCGAGACGCTCGTGGCCGGCGACGACCTGACTGCCGAGGCGCTGTCGGCGACGGTCGGCGACGCCGACCTGCTGGTGACGTTCAACGGCAAGCGCTTCGACGTGCCCTTCCTCGAAGCCAACTTCGACGTGGATCTGGACCTGCCCCACCTCGACCTGCTGTACACCTGCAAGCAACTGGGCCTCAGCGGCGGGCTCAAACAGATCGAGCAGGACATCGGCATCGAGCGTGACCGACCCGACATCTCCGGGCAGGACGCCGTCCGCCTGTGGAAGGAACACGAGCGCGGCGAGGACGGGTCCCTGGAGACGCTGATCAGCTACAACCGCGAGGACGCCGTCAACCTCCGGACGCTGGCCGATCGGGTGACGACCCGTCTCGACGAGCGAGTGTTCGTCGACCCGGCCAGCCAGTAG
- a CDS encoding rhomboid family intramembrane serine protease produces MRRRLLGSPTVMTLAVFLAVFLCQELVSLVAGGVAMQSLFVLTTPVTHNPWTVVTSVYAHSGVSHLVANAVALAVVGILLERQTTPARFHAFFVVAGALSGLAEVWLAPLVGAVLGGAGQVSVLGGSGAVFALAGYLLTSNRLTDRVVGTIQLSPRLQLAAFAAIAVVVTLATARPQVALVAHFTGLLLGLVAGRVHVLRPRQKGAQPEPA; encoded by the coding sequence ATGCGACGACGACTTCTGGGGAGTCCGACGGTGATGACCCTGGCCGTGTTCCTCGCGGTGTTTCTCTGTCAGGAACTCGTGTCGCTGGTCGCGGGTGGCGTCGCGATGCAGTCGCTGTTCGTGCTGACGACGCCGGTGACCCACAACCCGTGGACGGTCGTGACGAGCGTCTACGCCCACAGCGGCGTCTCGCACCTGGTCGCGAACGCGGTCGCGCTGGCGGTCGTCGGAATCTTGCTGGAACGCCAGACGACGCCGGCCCGCTTTCACGCCTTCTTCGTGGTCGCGGGGGCGCTCTCGGGGCTCGCCGAGGTGTGGCTCGCGCCGCTGGTGGGTGCGGTGCTTGGCGGCGCGGGCCAGGTGAGCGTACTGGGCGGGAGCGGGGCAGTCTTCGCACTGGCGGGGTACCTGCTGACCAGCAACCGACTCACGGATCGCGTCGTCGGTACGATTCAGCTCAGCCCGCGACTGCAACTGGCGGCCTTCGCGGCGATCGCGGTCGTCGTCACGCTGGCCACGGCCCGGCCACAGGTCGCGCTCGTCGCACACTTCACCGGTCTGTTGCTGGGGCTGGTGGCCGGCCGCGTCCACGTGTTGCGCCCGCGCCAGAAGGGAGCCCAGCCAGAGCCAGCGTGA
- a CDS encoding ORC1-type DNA replication protein translates to MSDDPEEGMLSWDESVFRDEHVFEIDYVPQTFEHRESQMENLKYALRPAVRGSRPLNVIARGPPGTGKTTATQILFDELTAQTDVQAVRVNCQVDSTRYAVFSRLFAEIFDYEPPSSGISFKKLFSQITDRLVEREEVLVVALDDVNYLFYESEASDTLYSLLRAHEAHSGAKIGVICISSDLDLDVIDALDTRVQSVFRPEEIYFNRYDEPEIVGILRERADRGFHDGVVDTTVLDRVAELTAKQGGDLRVGIDLLRRAGMNAEMRASRTVEREDVEDAYDKSKYVHLSRRLRELSESEAALAEVIAQHDGQRAGEIYDAFNDQTDLGYTRYSEIINKLDQLGVIEATYTNVDGRGRSRELTLQYDPEAVLERL, encoded by the coding sequence ATGAGCGACGACCCGGAGGAGGGGATGCTCTCCTGGGACGAGTCCGTCTTTCGGGACGAGCACGTCTTCGAGATCGACTACGTCCCTCAGACGTTCGAACACCGGGAGAGCCAGATGGAGAACCTGAAGTACGCGCTCAGGCCCGCCGTGCGTGGCTCTCGCCCGCTGAACGTCATCGCTCGCGGACCGCCCGGCACCGGCAAGACGACGGCGACCCAGATCCTCTTCGACGAACTCACCGCCCAGACCGACGTGCAGGCGGTGCGGGTCAACTGTCAGGTCGATTCGACGCGCTACGCCGTCTTCTCGCGGCTGTTCGCCGAGATATTCGACTACGAGCCCCCCTCCTCCGGCATCTCCTTCAAGAAGCTGTTCTCCCAGATCACCGACCGCCTCGTCGAGCGCGAGGAGGTGCTGGTGGTGGCACTCGACGACGTGAACTACCTCTTCTACGAGTCCGAAGCCAGCGACACGCTATACTCGCTGTTGCGCGCCCACGAGGCTCACTCTGGGGCCAAGATCGGCGTCATCTGCATCTCCTCGGACCTCGATCTGGACGTGATCGACGCGCTCGATACGCGCGTCCAGAGCGTCTTCCGACCCGAAGAGATCTACTTCAACAGGTACGACGAGCCCGAGATCGTCGGCATCCTGCGAGAGCGGGCCGACCGCGGGTTCCACGACGGCGTCGTCGACACGACGGTGCTCGACCGCGTGGCCGAACTCACCGCCAAGCAGGGCGGGGACCTCCGTGTGGGAATCGACCTGCTCCGCCGAGCGGGGATGAACGCGGAGATGCGAGCGTCCCGCACCGTCGAGCGCGAGGACGTGGAAGACGCCTACGACAAGTCCAAGTACGTCCATCTCTCGCGACGGCTGCGGGAACTGTCGGAGTCGGAGGCCGCACTCGCGGAGGTGATCGCCCAGCACGACGGCCAGCGGGCCGGCGAGATCTACGACGCCTTCAACGACCAGACCGACCTGGGCTACACCCGCTACTCCGAGATCATCAACAAGCTCGACCAGCTGGGCGTCATCGAGGCCACCTACACCAACGTCGACGGCCGCGGGCGCTCGCGGGAACTCACCCTGCAGTACGATCCCGAGGCCGTCCTCGAACGGCTCTGA
- a CDS encoding plastocyanin/azurin family copper-binding protein produces the protein MRRRTFLRVTGVTATGALAGCASSGDSETATPGDDEVLVGPNGRYVFQPDPLTVSAGTTVTWRFQSPNHNVSCRPDGWDSASLPEGAEPFASYEAGNSYETRQEGETFEHTFEVPGTYDYICTPHVANGMVGTVVVEE, from the coding sequence ATGCGACGACGCACGTTCCTCCGCGTGACCGGCGTGACCGCGACCGGCGCTCTGGCCGGCTGTGCCAGCAGCGGCGACTCGGAAACGGCCACGCCCGGCGACGACGAGGTGCTGGTCGGCCCGAACGGCAGGTACGTCTTCCAGCCCGACCCGCTGACCGTCTCGGCGGGCACGACGGTCACCTGGCGGTTCCAGAGCCCGAACCACAACGTCAGCTGTCGGCCCGACGGGTGGGACAGCGCCTCCCTTCCGGAGGGTGCCGAACCGTTCGCCAGCTACGAGGCGGGCAACAGCTACGAGACCCGCCAGGAAGGCGAGACCTTCGAGCACACCTTCGAGGTCCCGGGCACGTACGACTACATCTGCACGCCCCACGTGGCAAACGGGATGGTCGGGACGGTCGTCGTCGAGGAGTAG